The DNA sequence accaataagtaccataatataacacggacctactcaaagcctcaaatcacatcaaacaatgtcgaaactacgaatctcatctcaaatcgaacttataaattttcaaatcttccaacttctaaaactcgtgccgaaacataccaatcaacccggaatgaacccaaattttgcacacaagtcccaaatgacataacgaaactatccCAATTCtcggaaccaaaatctgaacccgatatcatcaaatttAACTCTCGgacaaacttatgaacatttcaaacctttttatttccaacttttgccaattagtactgaaaccttctaggaatatccaaatgcaaatccgggcatacgcccaagtccaaaattaccaccgaagctattggaatcatcaaaacaccattctggagtcatctacataaaagtcaaacttagtcaattcttcaAACGTAAAGCttcaaatcatgaaattcattcttccaactAATTCTGAATGATCCGAAAATCGAATTCGACTACAAacacaagtcataacacataatacgaagatgctcgagaccttaagccaccgaacggaatgctaattctcaaaatgactggtcgggtcctTACATTTTGCACAAACGTTGGTCCTCGAATATGCCAAGTACCATTTTGAGGTCATCAATTAGTGAATGTACTCACCATACATATATcgggggtgaccccacgtcaccccaatccacataatcccgacaacaccatctcaattgaagaTTATTTCTCCTATCCACACTGATAAatcttagaaccaaatttctcaccatcAGATCATTCCCAAAAGACCTGATTCCCACATTAACATACGATATCAGCcccaaccagctgtaacaactcgtGCCTACACCCACCAGGTACAACCACACGACGTAACATACCACACATATATCCATAACAACATCTTTGATCATGATAGCTGCTCATAATCAAATACAACACCAGCAAATAACCTCGTCTCATCTAAAacctcgtttcaaaccttcacaacactggcAACAATGTAAGAGACATGAAGACCACATAACTATTCACCCGAATCATCAAGTCACATTTAAGCCACTTGGACACACACCTCgtaagctaaaacccaataaacACAATGCGAATATGAATAATtatgcaaagagaaacacatgagagaattatcaaacaagcctgacaggcacaactctctatcagtaccatactacgaatcaatttcacaaaggacaattaaaacacatgaactaatcacaaggaactcatcctgatataactttcaCCACGGCACGTAGCCCAGTTCAAACATTATCGaaccatataaaaatgcgaggatcctaTCCTCAGTTCCGAATATAAGTAGTATACACATCATGCCAACCGAAACcttccatttttttaaaaaactattCCGCTAaataaatcacaacacataatgaacccctatTCCGGTAGGGtatctaaatcataaattgtaaCCAAACCAtctagaaatcacatcaaaacccaccgtaatgagtaatagaaagtcacttctagcctcatagctctcaatagtgaacaaaaaaaatatgatagacatgggctaccaccatagaatctcccaataggggtaaacacataagtagagtacAAAATCACGAAGCTCACCCATATGTGAAACATGATAGGAGGACTTACCTCGATAAGcaaaaccgaatcaaaataaGGATATCGCTCATCTATAATAGATTAAAACCATACTTGTAACGACACCATATGCTATGGCGGCCTCAGCCATACCAATGCAATATATCAACGGGCCGAGCCTCTCCCTCTAGGGTGTCCTCTATCTACCTGTCTTCCACCCCTAActagctgtgcaggtggagtagcaactggaacAGAGCCCGTGACCTGAGTGCCCTAATGAAATCTGCCCCTCCCAAGTCTagaacaatctctcatgatgtttCTAGTATCAacatactcataacaacccctatgCGGGCGCGACTACTCGTACTGaatctgtgccggataactggaatagcCGCTGTAGGAACCTCGtgctggtggtgcactaaaagatgactgccCTATATGAGTATCCTGACTAActggagcaccacgagtagtTTTAATTGTGGACTGGGCTGGTCGACTGCCTGAGCCTCCGCCATGATaagtcatagctgaagagtagaatccactgaaccctctagaacttcgagacctcttggtctccttagccTCCCTTTCCTCatcccgaacacgttctaacatcctgATAATCTCCACCACCTGCTTAAATAGAGTATcagtcttcaactctcgagccatgcagaatctaagatcataactgagtccctcaataaatcggcgGACTCGCTCTTTGACtataggaaccaaagtaggtcCATGACAGGATAACTCACTAAGcctgatggcatactctgacaccgtcatggtgccctgacgcagctgctcaaagTCTGCGTGCCACGCATCCTGGAGGGTCTAGGGAATAAACTCCCTAaaaaatatctctgaaaactgatcccaagtgggTGGTGTTACATCGGCTGGTCTATCCTCCTCATAAACCTGCCACAACTGATACGCTGCCCCCGAcagctgaaatatagtgaaagcaactccgctcacctccacaatacccatgttgtggagaatacaatgacacttATCTAGAAATCCATATGCATCCTCGGtggctgtgccactgaaagtagatggactatacctctttaacctctcaagtcataacacgcaagtcataacacataatgcgaagcttctcgagaccttaagccaccgaacaaaatgctaattctcaaaatgaccggtcgggtcattacacatattCTAGATACAGCAAGAGCATTGAAGTTTCAAGTAAGTATCCCTACAAGATTCTAGGGTGAATGCATTAAAAAAATAGTCCATGTGATCAATAGGTTACCTATTGTTCTGTTAAATGGCAGGACTCCATATGAAGCTTTACATAACAAGTCACCTTCATTAGCTAATCTTAAGGTGTTTGGATGTCTTTGTTATGCCACCAGTGTAGTTAAAGAAGATAAATTTTCACCAAGAGCAAGTGCATCTGTATTTCTGGGATATGCAGAAACACGGAAGGGCTATAGGCTAATGGACTTATCTGCTAACTGCTTCTTTGTTTGCAGAGATGTGGTATTCAAGGAGCATATCTTTCCATTTGCCAAACCTGCTCCCCAAACTCATATTGCATAAGAACACACAACAGCTGATGTGTTTGTGACACATCATGAGCAACATGAGCCCCCACCATAGTATCCTCTTAATGGTTCAGACTTGCAGCCCGAGAGAGTTGGAGATAGTATCCCAGAGGAGTCTACTGAGCCAATAAGTTATGATGCACATACAACAGTTGACACTAAAGAAAGTGAAGAAGTTGTAGAGGAAGATGCTGATGTTGAGCAGGTCTTACCAGTGGCTGTAGAGGATAACAATGTTGATATGTCTGAGACTGGAGTTGCTGATTCAATCCCATATGATGCAGACATGTTTGCACCTACACAACAACAATCAACACTACTAAATGATACCATTCTCCCATCAGTTGTGGGGCTGAAAAACAATGGAGTAAGCAAGTCCAAAAGGGCTTCAAAGGAGCCCTTGTGGCTACAAGAGTATGTGACCACCAAGAAGGGACATGGATCCTCATATCCACTGTCCAACTACTTATCCTATGTAAGGTTGACAGACAAATGCAGGAGCTTCATGACTAACATTTCCACATTGACTGAGCCAAAGACCTTCACTGAGGCTTCAAAGGACAAAAGGTGGATTGAGGTAATGGAAATGGAGATCAAGGCATTAGAAGATAACAAAACCTGGAGTATTGTTGACCTTCCAAAGGGAAAAAGGTCCATTTAATCAAAATGGGTGTACAAGATCAAGTATAAGGCTAGTGGAGAAATAGAAAGATTTAAGGCCAAACTAGTTGCCAAGGGGTATAGCCAAAGAGAAGGTTTGGTTTATAATGAAACCTTCTTACCAGTTGCCAAGATGGTAACTGTGAGGTCTGTTATTGCTCTTGCTGCTTCTAGAGGTTGGAATATTTCACAAATGGATATATATAGTGCATTTTTGCAGGGAGATTTTTATGAGGAAGTGTATGTGAAACTTCCTCAAGGTTTCAGGAGATAGGGAGAGACAAAGGTCTGCAGACTACTGAAGTCATTATATGGTCTGAAACAAGCTTCGAGGTAGTTGAATATTAAGCTTAGTGAGGCTCTAATAGCTATATCCTGTAGGTTATGTTCAAAGCCTTAGTGACTACTCCTTATTCACTAAGAAAAAGGGTGAAGACTTTGTGGTAGTGTTGATATATGTAGATGACTTGTTGATAACTGGGAATAACACTCAGTTCATCAGTGAGACTAAGGCTGTGCTTTATCAACAGTTTAATGTCAAAGATTTTGGTGATCTTAAATACTTCCTGTGAATTGAAGTGTTGAGATCCAAGAGTGAAATTCTATTGAATCAAAGGAAATATTGTCTTCAGCTAATCTCTGATTTAGGCTTAGGTGGTGCCAAACATTTATCCACTTCAATAGACCTCAATCAAAAGTTTACTTTAGTTGAATTTGACAGACACACTGGGCTACAAGTGATGAAGTACTGTCTGATGTAAGTGAATATCAACGACTGATTGGTAGGCTGATTTATCTTACCATTACTAGGTCAGATATTGTATTTATAGTGCAAACTCTTAGTCAGTTCATGCAAGAGCCCAAAAAGTCTCATTGGGATGCAGCTGTGAGAGTTGTCAAATACATTAAACAAGAGCTAGGGATAAGAATATTTCTAAGAAGCTCTAATGGAGACAACTTGACATGTTTCTATGATGCTGATTGGGCAAGCTGCCAAACACACACATATCAGTAACTGGATACTTGATCAAATTTGGCGATTCACTCATCTCTTGGAAGTCTAAAAATCAGCATACTGTGTCAAGAAGCTCTGCAGAGGCAGAGTATCGAAGTTCATCAGTAGTGACAGGAGAAATTGTGTGGTTGTTGGGGCTATTTGCTAAGCTTGGAGTGATTATCAAGCACCATATGAATGTTTATTGTGATAGCAAGGCTACTTTACAAATTACAGTATAGAGATAGACTGCCATTTTGTGCGTGACAAGATTAAACAAGACTCATTTTGTGGGGACGAAAAATCAGCAGGTTGATTTATTGATTAAGGGGCTTGGCCAATCACAACATACATTTCTTTTAGGCAAACTTGGATTGCTCAACATTGTAcaccctccaacttgagggggtaTGTGAAGAATAGACGGATAATAGGTGGTTAAGTAGTTAAGTTAGTCTCTAGTTAGTTAAGGTAGTTAGTGGGTCCCAGCTGACCATGGTTAAGTTGTTAGAACCACAATTAAGTTAGTAGTACATATACACATGTAATTACATTTGTTCAATACATATTCATTTTCTCTCATCTCTACATCTCTCCACTTCTCTCAAACTCCTACCTAGATTGAATTCCACCGGTGAATGCATGGTTGAATCTGAGAGATAAACTCATATTCATCAAAGCTCAAACTAATAAACTAATTACTAATCTTATTGTAATTTATGACTCTCAAGGTTAAATTGTTTAATTTGACATAAACATGCCTAATGCAGGTTAGCTATTTTTTAAAAATCTCAATTCACGcaataaaggaagaaaaaaaaacgaAACTGGCAAAGTACCAAAAGGGACCAAATGAAAGTGATCAGTAAAATGAAAGCACATGGCTACTAAGCTTTTTCAAGAAACGATAACCCTAAAGTGTAGACATGTCCGACAGGTTAACTAACTCGATTTTAATTATTCTTCAGATCACTTTTATCAATTTGGAACCTTCAACATTACTCCACttttaaatattaattctttCTTTGAAAGCAGACATAAATTGATTGAAAGTGACTACTTTAATATATAGTTTATATTAAAGGTTTGATTCTCATCAATTTTTCCCCCTATCAGTTATCAGGCATCCAAAAATAAAGGTCGACAAAGAAATGTCTTTTTCatatcttaatttttttttttatttcttgcaCCTAATTAGAAGCTTGACCCCCTCTTTTCTATCATAATTATGTATAGACAGTAGTCAAAAATCAAAACAGTTTTCATCTATTTCCCAACATGAAGTTGATCAATTAAAACCTTTAATGACTAGTTTGACTTAGTGGGTTGTTTTAGTTATTATGACTTGACTTTAGCTCATAACTAGATTTTCTTTTCTATTTGTTTTTTTTGGTGTAAAGGTCATTATTTTGGCTAAGCCTTTACTAGACTTTTCCCACTTCAATCATTCATAGTAATTGAATCAACAAGAAAGTGGCTTTCATACTCACAATTGGAAGTATTTGATCTCAAATTTATTTCTTACAGACAGTTTTCAACTTCACTCTTACAGACCTGAATATTTGATTCTGAAGTGGCTAAATATTAAATAATTCGTAATATTTGGCTATGTCTTAAATAGCGGTCCTCCTCGCACATATATAGAGTAGCTGCACAAACACTCATTCTTATAGATACTTTTTAGATATTAGTCGGTACTTATTTTATCTTGAAATTTTGAATTAAAAATCTTATCTCCAGGATAATTCAAGATAATTTTGTCCCGAAAAATTGaactgaaaaattaaaatttaggatgtacTGGCTAATTATTAAATAACAGTCCTTTAGAGTGGCTACCTAGTGTCATTTCTGCTGATTATATGTGCACTGGGCCCATTTTAAATCTTAACGTCGCGGGCCTTGTTTGGAATGTGGACGAAAGATGTTGGGCTCCAATACTCTCCTCAACCCCATTAATATTTCTCTGTTATATAGCTTCAAACTGTCTGAAATAGTGCTGCAAAACCCTTGTAACCACCTCCTCTGAGGTTTTAGCAGAGCAACAATGGCGAAAACTGCACAAGCTAACAAAAATGACAGTTcatcaaagaagaagaagaataagaagagcAGCAAATCAGGTCCAAAACTCAAAGGCATGAAACACAAAGCAGCCGCAAAAAAAGAAAACCCTTTTGAAACAATTTGGTCACGTCGTAAATTCGACATACTTGGGAAAAAACGCAAGGGCGAAGAACGCCGTATCGGTGAAGCTCGTTCTTCTGCTATCGAAAAGGTAATTTTTTTTGTTGCAAATTGCAACTTCTTTTGACTGATTTTTCATTAATTAATTAACagtttttgatgattttgaaattaaTTACAGAGGAAGAAGACATTGTTGAAGGAGTATGAGCAAAGTGCAAAATCGTCGAGTTTTGTTGATAAGCGTATTGGAGAGAATGATGAAGGGCTTGGCGAATTTGATAAAGCTATTTTGAGGTCTCAGCGTGAGAGACAGGTGAGCTTTAAAAGTTGTCTTCGTGGCCAAAGTTTTGATTTTTATTATCATGTTTAGCATAGAGTAGTGATTTTTATCATGTTAGTATAATGTAGTGATTTTTAGCATAAGTAGTGATTTTTATCATGGTTAACACAGTGTAGTGATTTTTATCAAGTTTAGCATATAGTAGTGACTTTTATAAGGTTTAGATTAGTGATATTTGTCTTGTTAGCTTAAAGTAGTGATTTTTATGTGGGAAAATAATATAAACTCATTTCTGCATCAAGGGTGTcacctagtggtcaatgaagtaggAGGAGAGCCATGAAGACCCAGGTTCGAATTCCAATGGAAAGAAAATAgcactaggtgatttctttccaTTTGCCTAAGTTTTGGTGGAGAGTTACCTATATCTTGTGCTGATGGGAGGTAGCAGATACCGGGTGGGTGGAATAGTTGAGGTGCACGCAAGCTGGCCCAAACACcatcttaaaaaaaaaaactcgTTTCTGAAGATGATGTTGATAAGTGGTCTTTTGGTGGCAATCGTTGAGATTTAGTTAGTTATGTTCTTTTAGCCTGGCAAATCTAAATAATGAAGAGACAGATAGAGAAGATTAGAGCACTAGCAAGATAGTGATCTTTCCCTCAAAATACACAAGTTCCTTTAAAACTAAAACTAAAAGTTGTAACCTAACCAGCTGGTTCCCTGGATATTCGAATACGCTCAACTTACATAATCCAAAGGAGAGGGCTCGAACCCCCACAGAGGACCCAGCCATTGTATGTCTGAAAGTAGGGAGCGATACAAATCAATTAAACCCATTTTCAAACAAAGAAGATAATACTAGAAAGTATGgagtctaatagcctgtttggccaaggttCTCCAAagccaaaagtttttttttttttttttttttccaaaagttgaagtgtttggcaaAGCTTTTAGAagtaaaaaagtacttttaagtagaagcagaagcagctttggagaagcagaaaaaagtagcttctctccaaaagcactattttgaaaagcacttttgagaaaaatacaacaGTTTTTAAAAGtctggccaaacactaattgctgctcagaagtgcttttcaaattaattagccaaacacaaactgcttctcaccaaaagtaatttttgagaaaaagcacttctcaaaataagctgatttttgcagcttggccaaacatgctataagaATGGGAAAGGAATGGATCTTTGCCTGTTCATTTCGTCAGAATTGCCAGATTAACCATTAAATGTTCCTTATGATTCTAGAGGTTTTGGATAGGAAGGCGGCTAAGCTCCACTTAAAGGTGCTAAATAAGGGCATTCATTAGAATTTCAATGCGCATTGAGCGAGTAGTTAGTTCACGTCTTTTTGTATGAGATAAATGATTGCATGTTTATACTAATTACTTTTGTTGTACTTTTGTTTCATTATTTGTTActtctattgttgttgttgacaaTTATTGTACTTCTGTTGCTGATAATATGCAGGTGAAGTTGAAGAAAAACAAGTATAATCTGTCAGATGAGGATGAAGAGGACTTCGATATCGGTGCCTCATTTGGAAGGGATGATTTTGATGAAGAAGTCCCATTTGATGAGGATGAGGAGGATTATGGGAGAAATGGTGAGAATAACCCTTCTCAGTGTTGTTTTCTCATCTCTCTGGCGAATAGTTTAGTTTTATTTGTCGTGCAATATTGACGAATTCAACTTCCTTCTTTTGCTCATTTCTGTACGTATAAAAAGTTGTATGGAACATACATACATGTGTATGTGCTCGCGCTCATGAGTAGATGCATATATTAGTTGTTTCTGGTCAGGGCCACTAGCATTATATCTAAAATAGTTTCTTTAGCCCAAATTGCCTTAATTAGACGATATTATTGGTTCTTAGCCAAATCAATTGCTTGTGAATTGGAATCCTTTAATTGACTAGTACATCAACACACACGATATTCTCTGTTGCAGTGTTGCTGCATCATGCCATACTAGGTAGGTGTATGGAGATGGGATTTACTAGGTACAACTATGTAATGGTCTAGTCAGTTTTCTGTGCATCTTGAAGGATTTGCAGATTTGCATTCAGAATAAATTTCTTATACACTTACGCTCCTCTTAGCCAACTGAATTGTTACTGAAAATAGTAGAACCAATTAACACTACCTAAATATGGACAGATTTTTTTTCTTGATAAGTACCTAAAtgtgaaag is a window from the Nicotiana tomentosiformis chromosome 10, ASM39032v3, whole genome shotgun sequence genome containing:
- the LOC138900298 gene encoding uncharacterized protein encodes the protein MTVSEYAIRLSELSCHGPTLVPIVKERVRRFIEGLSYDLRFCMARELKTDTLFKQVVEIIRMLERVRDEEREAKETKRSRSSRGFSGFYSSAMTYHGGGSGSRPAQSTIKTTRGAPVSQDTHIGQSSFSAPPARGSYSGYSSYPAQIQYE